In the Kineosporiaceae bacterium genome, one interval contains:
- a CDS encoding succinate dehydrogenase cytochrome b subunit, with translation MQSSFGAVQAHATVSVVATQTVNLANAKARRTTVAMKLLMAVTGALFVFYVLMHMYGNLKVFAGQEAFDGYAHHLRTIGEPILPYAGFLWLFRLLLIGSLIGHAYSAFYLWSRANGARSRRYAVKQAGSAAFRSKAMRWGGVALLAFLIFHLVQFTISKVNFNSDFTAADIGDSPYKLVVASFGLWWVVLIYLVALAALGLHLHHGVWSASQTLGLTTTPSARARAKTAAVFISALVAVGFALPPLAILFDLVD, from the coding sequence ATGCAGTCCTCGTTCGGGGCTGTCCAGGCACACGCTACGGTGAGCGTCGTGGCAACCCAGACGGTGAATCTCGCGAACGCGAAGGCGCGGCGGACCACGGTCGCCATGAAGCTGCTCATGGCGGTCACGGGAGCATTGTTCGTCTTCTACGTCCTCATGCACATGTACGGAAACCTCAAGGTCTTCGCCGGCCAGGAGGCCTTCGACGGGTACGCGCATCACCTGCGCACCATCGGTGAGCCGATCCTGCCGTACGCCGGTTTCCTGTGGCTCTTCCGGCTGCTGCTCATCGGCAGCTTGATCGGGCACGCCTACTCCGCCTTCTATCTGTGGAGTCGCGCGAACGGCGCTCGCAGCCGGCGCTACGCCGTCAAGCAGGCGGGGTCCGCGGCGTTCCGGTCCAAGGCGATGCGATGGGGAGGTGTCGCCCTCCTCGCCTTCCTGATCTTCCACTTGGTGCAGTTCACCATTTCGAAGGTCAACTTCAACTCGGACTTCACGGCCGCCGACATCGGCGACAGTCCCTACAAGCTCGTGGTGGCCAGCTTCGGTCTCTGGTGGGTGGTGCTCATCTACCTGGTGGCCCTCGCTGCCCTGGGGCTGCATCTGCACCACGGCGTGTGGAGTGCGTCCCAGACCCTGGGGCTGACCACCACACCATCGGCGCGGGCCCGGGCCAAGACCGCCGCGGTGTTCATCTCGGCACTGGTCGCGGTCGGCTTCGCCCTGCCGCCGCTTGCCATCCTCTTCGATCTCGTCGACTAA
- a CDS encoding nitroreductase family protein, whose amino-acid sequence MAAATDHSSDLVGQGQRLDTTEISMVGEAARWAPSIHNSQPWHLRRLPDGIAVLDDPERALQIIDPQGRDRAISCGSAVLNARVALRARGYLPQVDLVPTHVPGLDHHDEPLVMGVVRAVGRRPPSAGDLALAEAVRQRHTHRRVYRSHAVAEDDLLELHHAVAEEGAQLSVADSAARRQIAHLLRQAVGIQAADAELRQEVERWVRRGARGHTDSVDGIPSVALGTSPFPVDSLVHAGQSMIPDAGEIDAELARSTVLAISTRGDAPRDWVLAGLALERMLLTATIKGLVATFTDQALQNPEYRPAVAEALGIWGHPQVLLRVGRALVEAPPTPRRPLTELFE is encoded by the coding sequence ATGGCCGCTGCCACGGATCACAGCTCCGATCTCGTCGGTCAGGGCCAACGCCTCGATACGACCGAGATCTCGATGGTGGGCGAGGCTGCCCGCTGGGCGCCCTCGATTCACAACAGTCAGCCCTGGCATCTGCGTCGGCTCCCGGATGGCATCGCGGTCCTGGACGATCCCGAACGGGCGCTGCAGATCATCGATCCACAGGGCCGGGATCGGGCGATCTCGTGTGGCTCGGCCGTGCTCAACGCCCGGGTGGCCTTGCGGGCACGGGGTTACCTGCCCCAGGTCGACCTGGTGCCCACCCACGTCCCCGGTCTGGATCACCACGACGAGCCGCTGGTGATGGGTGTCGTCCGCGCCGTCGGCCGCCGTCCGCCCTCGGCCGGCGATCTCGCCCTGGCCGAGGCGGTCCGTCAGCGGCACACCCACCGTCGGGTGTATCGCTCGCACGCGGTGGCCGAGGACGACCTGTTGGAGTTGCACCACGCCGTGGCGGAGGAAGGCGCCCAGCTGAGCGTCGCGGATTCCGCTGCCCGCCGCCAGATCGCACACCTGTTGCGCCAAGCGGTCGGCATCCAGGCCGCGGATGCCGAACTGCGGCAGGAGGTCGAGCGCTGGGTTCGGCGCGGTGCCCGTGGCCACACCGACTCGGTTGACGGGATTCCGAGCGTTGCGCTCGGCACCTCGCCGTTCCCGGTCGATTCGCTGGTGCACGCCGGTCAGAGCATGATCCCGGACGCCGGGGAGATCGACGCCGAGTTGGCTCGCAGCACGGTGTTGGCCATCTCGACCCGCGGCGATGCTCCGCGCGACTGGGTCCTGGCCGGGTTGGCGCTCGAGCGCATGCTGTTGACGGCGACCATCAAGGGGCTGGTGGCCACCTTCACCGATCAGGCCCTGCAGAACCCGGAGTACCGGCCAGCCGTGGCCGAGGCGCTGGGTATCTGGGGCCACCCGCAGGTGTTGCTGCGGGTCGGTCGGGCTCTGGTGGAGGCACCACCGACGCCGCGACGTCCGCTGACGGAGTTGTTCGAGTAG
- a CDS encoding succinate dehydrogenase/fumarate reductase iron-sulfur subunit — MKITLEIWRQDGPGAAGAMKRYTADDVSPDMSFLEMLDVLNERLQERGEEPVAFDSDCREGICGMCGLVINGQPHGPQVTTTCQLHMRSFKDGDRITIEPWRADAFPVLKDLVVDRSAFDRIIQAGGFISVNTGAAPEAHAAPVQKKKADRAFDAATCIGCGACVAACPNAAAMLFLGAKVTHLGELPQGQPERDARVVNMLTQHDNEGFGGCTNVGACADACPKEIPLDVISQLNSDLRRSMVRGN, encoded by the coding sequence GTGAAGATCACTCTCGAGATCTGGCGCCAGGACGGGCCCGGGGCCGCCGGTGCGATGAAGCGCTACACCGCGGACGACGTGTCCCCGGACATGTCCTTCCTGGAGATGCTGGATGTGCTCAACGAGCGTCTGCAGGAGCGCGGCGAGGAGCCGGTGGCCTTCGACAGCGACTGTCGCGAGGGCATCTGCGGGATGTGCGGCCTGGTCATCAACGGCCAGCCCCACGGCCCTCAGGTGACCACCACCTGCCAGCTGCACATGCGCTCGTTCAAGGACGGCGACCGGATCACCATCGAGCCGTGGCGGGCCGACGCCTTCCCGGTGCTCAAGGACCTGGTGGTCGACCGCAGCGCCTTCGACCGGATCATTCAGGCCGGCGGGTTCATCTCGGTCAACACCGGTGCCGCCCCCGAGGCGCATGCTGCCCCGGTGCAGAAGAAGAAGGCCGACCGTGCCTTCGACGCCGCCACCTGCATCGGGTGTGGTGCCTGCGTGGCCGCCTGTCCGAATGCCGCGGCCATGCTGTTCCTCGGCGCCAAGGTCACCCACCTCGGCGAACTTCCCCAGGGGCAACCGGAGCGGGACGCGCGCGTGGTCAACATGCTGACCCAGCACGACAACGAGGGTTTCGGTGGCTGCACCAACGTCGGCGCCTGCGCCGACGCCTGCCCGAAGGAGATCCCGCTCGACGTGATCTCGCAGCTGAACTCGGACCTGCGGCGGTCCATGGTTCGGGGCAACTGA
- a CDS encoding DUF2892 domain-containing protein has protein sequence MIRNEGPVDRAVRALIGLVAAIAAFSVGASSGLGIVLLIVGAIMLLTAATGFCPLYRVFGNITTLGKNRV, from the coding sequence ATGATCCGCAACGAAGGTCCTGTCGATCGCGCCGTCCGGGCACTGATCGGTCTGGTCGCAGCCATCGCCGCATTCAGCGTCGGGGCGAGTTCGGGGCTCGGCATCGTGCTGCTGATCGTCGGCGCGATCATGCTGCTCACCGCCGCCACCGGCTTCTGCCCGCTGTACCGCGTGTTCGGCAACATCACCACGTTGGGCAAGAACCGCGTCTGA
- a CDS encoding sigma-70 family RNA polymerase sigma factor, translated as MDADDMGSLLPAQVPGLLRFAARLTRTRADAEDLVQETLTRAIERAGSFRGESSLATWLHRIQHNLAVDGSRRAREVPVEDPGTIEAVERKWAEDAYSVDAEALVARAETRQELEDALVHLPLAYRTAVVLHDAEGLTVPEVAQIQGVSLAAAKQRVRRGRMMLLDELARGHERRHALRGVPLRCWDARSQVSDFLDGELDQTSVAFLQRHIENCPTCPPLVTALVGTRRALAATATGRDPDTVIPPAIAARLAALHRDRRE; from the coding sequence GTGGACGCCGACGACATGGGTTCCCTCCTGCCTGCGCAGGTTCCGGGGCTGCTCCGCTTCGCCGCCCGGCTGACCCGCACCCGGGCCGATGCCGAGGACCTGGTGCAAGAGACCCTGACCCGGGCGATCGAACGCGCCGGCTCGTTTCGTGGGGAATCCTCACTGGCCACCTGGTTGCACCGCATCCAGCACAACCTCGCCGTGGACGGCTCCCGCCGTGCCCGGGAGGTGCCCGTCGAGGACCCGGGCACGATCGAGGCCGTCGAGCGCAAGTGGGCCGAGGACGCCTACAGCGTGGACGCCGAGGCGCTGGTCGCGCGGGCCGAGACCCGCCAGGAGCTCGAGGATGCCCTGGTCCACCTCCCGCTGGCGTATCGCACCGCGGTGGTGCTGCACGACGCCGAGGGACTCACGGTTCCGGAGGTGGCCCAGATCCAGGGCGTGAGTCTGGCCGCAGCCAAGCAACGCGTCCGTCGCGGCCGCATGATGCTGCTGGACGAATTGGCTCGCGGCCACGAGCGTCGGCACGCACTGCGTGGTGTCCCGCTTCGCTGCTGGGACGCGCGCAGCCAGGTGAGCGACTTCCTGGACGGCGAGCTCGACCAGACGTCGGTGGCATTCCTGCAGCGCCACATCGAGAACTGCCCCACCTGTCCGCCACTGGTCACCGCTCTGGTCGGCACCCGTCGGGCGCTGGCCGCCACGGCCACCGGCCGCGACCCCGACACGGTGATCCCCCCGGCGATCGCCGCCCGGCTGGCTGCGCTGCACCGTGACCGACGCGAATGA
- a CDS encoding fumarate reductase/succinate dehydrogenase flavoprotein subunit encodes MSDLISGLYREGAPIRDTKAPAGPIEQRWSKRRFDAHLVNPANRRKLSVIIVGTGLAGASAGATLGEAGYQVKSFCYQDSPRRAHSIAAQGGINAAKNYKEDGDSTFRLFYDTVKGGDYRSRESNVYRLAEVSASIIDQCVAQGVPFAREYGGLLDNRSFGGVQVSRTFYARGQTGQQLLIGAYQALERQIAAGTVEMFTRHEMLELIVVDGRARGIIVRDMVSGEIETHLADAVVLASGGYGNVFYLSTNAMGCNVTATWRAHRKGAYFGNPCYTQIHPTCIPVSGDHQSKLTLMSESLRNDGRIWVPKNAADKDKDPRLIPEADRDYYLERIYPSFGNLVPRDIASRAAKYQCDDGKGVGPGGLGVYLDFADAIKRLGRAAVEAKYGNLFDMYAQITGEDPYETPMRIYPAVHYVMGGLWVDYDLESSIPGLFVAGEANFSDHGANRLGASALMQGLADGYFVLPNTIRDYLSHGPFATVPETAPEVVEAQQNVKERVQHFLSCNGSRTVDSFHKELGKIMWDKCGMERTEAGLTEAIERIRALRKEFWSNLKVLGTGDGVNQSLEKAGRVADLIELGELMCVDALHRRESCGGHFRAESQTEDGEALRDDDRFAYVAAWEWGGEDGAPVLHKEDLVYESIEMKQRSYK; translated from the coding sequence ATGTCTGACCTCATCTCCGGTCTCTACCGTGAGGGTGCGCCGATCCGGGACACCAAGGCCCCCGCTGGGCCGATCGAGCAGCGCTGGTCCAAGCGTCGTTTCGACGCCCACCTGGTGAACCCCGCCAACCGCCGCAAACTCTCGGTCATCATCGTCGGCACCGGCCTGGCCGGGGCCTCCGCCGGGGCAACCCTCGGCGAGGCCGGCTATCAGGTGAAGTCCTTCTGCTACCAGGACTCCCCGCGCCGGGCACACTCCATCGCCGCCCAGGGTGGTATCAACGCCGCCAAGAACTACAAGGAGGACGGCGACTCGACCTTCCGGCTGTTCTACGACACGGTCAAGGGTGGTGACTACCGCTCTCGCGAGTCGAACGTCTACCGGCTCGCCGAGGTGAGCGCCAGCATCATCGACCAGTGCGTGGCCCAGGGTGTCCCGTTCGCCCGCGAGTACGGCGGCCTGCTCGACAACCGCTCGTTCGGCGGCGTCCAGGTCTCGCGGACCTTCTACGCGCGAGGCCAGACCGGCCAGCAGTTGCTGATCGGCGCCTACCAGGCCCTCGAACGCCAGATCGCCGCCGGGACCGTCGAGATGTTCACCCGCCACGAGATGCTCGAACTGATCGTGGTCGACGGTCGGGCGCGCGGCATCATCGTGCGAGACATGGTCAGCGGCGAGATCGAGACCCACCTCGCCGACGCCGTCGTGCTCGCCTCCGGTGGGTACGGCAACGTGTTCTACCTGTCCACGAATGCGATGGGGTGCAACGTCACCGCCACGTGGCGGGCACACCGCAAGGGCGCCTACTTCGGCAACCCCTGCTACACCCAGATCCACCCGACCTGTATCCCGGTGTCGGGTGACCACCAGAGCAAGCTCACCCTGATGAGTGAGTCGTTGCGCAATGACGGCCGCATCTGGGTGCCCAAGAACGCCGCCGACAAGGACAAGGACCCGCGCCTGATCCCCGAGGCCGACCGTGACTACTACCTCGAGCGGATCTACCCCTCCTTCGGCAACCTGGTGCCGCGTGACATCGCCTCGCGTGCCGCGAAGTACCAGTGCGACGACGGCAAGGGGGTCGGCCCCGGCGGTCTGGGGGTCTACCTCGACTTCGCCGACGCGATCAAGCGCCTGGGCCGAGCAGCCGTCGAGGCCAAGTACGGCAACCTCTTCGACATGTACGCCCAGATCACCGGTGAGGACCCGTACGAGACCCCGATGCGGATCTACCCGGCCGTGCACTACGTGATGGGTGGGCTGTGGGTCGACTACGACCTCGAGTCCTCCATCCCGGGTCTGTTCGTGGCGGGTGAGGCCAACTTCTCCGACCACGGCGCCAACCGACTGGGCGCCTCGGCGCTGATGCAGGGTCTGGCCGACGGCTACTTCGTGTTGCCGAACACCATTCGCGACTACCTCTCGCACGGGCCGTTCGCCACGGTCCCCGAGACCGCCCCCGAGGTGGTCGAGGCGCAGCAGAACGTCAAGGAGCGCGTGCAGCACTTCTTGTCCTGCAACGGAAGTCGCACCGTCGACTCCTTCCACAAGGAGCTCGGCAAGATCATGTGGGACAAGTGCGGCATGGAACGCACCGAAGCCGGGCTGACCGAGGCGATCGAGCGAATCCGGGCTCTGCGCAAGGAGTTCTGGAGCAACCTCAAGGTGCTCGGCACCGGCGACGGCGTGAACCAGTCGCTCGAGAAGGCCGGTCGCGTGGCCGACCTGATCGAGCTCGGTGAGCTGATGTGCGTCGACGCACTGCACCGGCGTGAGTCGTGCGGTGGCCACTTCCGGGCCGAGTCGCAGACCGAGGACGGCGAGGCGCTACGCGACGACGACCGGTTCGCCTACGTCGCGGCCTGGGAATGGGGCGGTGAGGACGGGGCACCCGTCCTGCACAAGGAAGACCTGGTGTACGAGTCGATCGAGATGAAGCAGCGGAGCTACAAGTGA
- a CDS encoding RNA methyltransferase, translating into MSVEPELIEGIDDPRMADYARLTDVALRRLLDVERGLYLAESEKVIRRALDAGHRPRSMLLAERWLEPLAGLVSLVTGLGAPVFTGPDAVLEQITGFHVHRGAIASMHRPVLRPPAELVAGARRVLVLEDIVDHTNVGAIFRSAAGIGADAVLVTPRCADPLYRRSVRVSMGTVFQVPWGRIDPWPAGLDHLHDAGFTVVALALTPEAITLDDLAADLPDRLALVLGTEGDGLSRAALARADRAVRIPMAGAVDSLNVAAAAAVALWAVRPR; encoded by the coding sequence ATGAGTGTCGAACCCGAGCTGATCGAGGGGATCGACGACCCCCGGATGGCGGACTACGCCCGGCTCACCGATGTCGCCCTGCGCCGACTGCTGGACGTCGAGCGCGGTCTGTACCTCGCCGAGAGCGAGAAGGTGATCCGTCGAGCGCTGGACGCCGGCCACCGCCCCCGGTCGATGTTGCTCGCCGAGCGCTGGCTCGAGCCGCTGGCTGGCTTGGTATCCCTGGTCACGGGCCTGGGTGCCCCGGTGTTCACCGGCCCGGACGCCGTCCTGGAGCAGATCACGGGTTTCCATGTGCATCGTGGCGCCATCGCCTCGATGCACCGACCGGTGCTGCGCCCGCCGGCCGAGCTCGTGGCCGGAGCCCGGCGGGTGTTGGTGCTGGAGGACATCGTCGATCACACCAACGTCGGAGCGATCTTCCGTTCGGCCGCCGGGATCGGGGCGGATGCCGTTCTGGTCACCCCGCGATGTGCCGATCCGCTGTACCGCCGATCGGTGCGGGTCTCGATGGGCACGGTGTTCCAGGTGCCGTGGGGACGCATCGATCCGTGGCCCGCCGGCCTGGATCACCTGCACGACGCCGGGTTCACCGTGGTCGCCCTCGCGTTGACCCCCGAGGCGATCACCCTGGACGACCTGGCCGCGGACCTGCCGGACCGCCTCGCCCTGGTGCTCGGCACCGAGGGGGACGGTCTGAGCCGGGCGGCCCTCGCTCGCGCCGACCGGGCCGTCCGCATCCCCATGGCCGGCGCGGTGGACTCCCTCAACGTGGCGGCCGCCGCCGCGGTGGCGTTGTGGGCCGTGCGGCCACGGTGA
- a CDS encoding FAD-dependent oxidoreductase, which translates to MADRLLVIGGDAAGMSGAHQALRTARARGVELDVVALEMSGHTSYSACGIPYWMAGDVADGDRLVARTAAEHRAAGIDLRMEHEAMALDLDARRCEVRDHASGVTTSIGFDQVLIATGAAPVVPEWAAGLDRVHSVKTLDDGATWARLLADLPSTALVIGGGYIGVEAAEAFARRGITTTLVTRGEDLMAATLEAGTAAAARGGLEALGVRVVCGTEIEGALSDPAGGVRAVCVGGREYPAEVVALGLGVTPRVELAAAAGLPLGGPVVRGALVPDDRQQVADGVWAAGDCTAVLDRLLGEPWYVPLGTHANKCGRVAGTNIGGGLARFPGSVGTAITRAGEVEIARTGLMPRWAEERLGLTTMTRRLDSTTSSGYMPQASPMTVWVMADAASGRLLGAQISGGTGAGKRIDVAATAVTTGSSVADVAYLDLAYAPPFSPTWDPVQIACRSLAERGER; encoded by the coding sequence ATGGCGGACAGATTGCTGGTCATCGGGGGTGATGCGGCGGGGATGTCGGGGGCGCATCAGGCGTTGCGGACGGCTCGGGCGCGGGGGGTCGAGCTCGACGTGGTGGCGCTCGAGATGTCGGGGCACACCTCGTACAGCGCGTGTGGGATCCCGTACTGGATGGCCGGTGACGTCGCGGACGGCGACCGGCTGGTGGCACGGACCGCGGCCGAGCATCGTGCGGCGGGGATCGATCTGCGGATGGAGCACGAGGCGATGGCGCTGGACCTGGACGCGCGCCGGTGCGAGGTGCGCGATCACGCGTCGGGGGTGACGACGTCCATCGGGTTCGACCAGGTGCTGATCGCCACGGGTGCCGCGCCCGTGGTGCCCGAGTGGGCGGCGGGTCTCGACCGGGTGCACTCGGTCAAGACGTTGGACGACGGCGCGACGTGGGCGCGGCTGCTGGCCGATCTGCCGAGCACGGCGCTGGTGATCGGCGGGGGATACATCGGGGTGGAGGCCGCCGAGGCGTTCGCCCGGCGCGGGATCACGACCACCCTGGTCACCCGGGGCGAGGACCTGATGGCGGCCACTCTGGAGGCGGGTACCGCCGCGGCCGCGCGAGGTGGGTTGGAGGCGCTGGGCGTCCGGGTGGTGTGCGGCACCGAGATCGAGGGTGCGCTCAGCGACCCGGCCGGTGGGGTGCGGGCGGTCTGTGTCGGCGGCCGGGAGTACCCCGCCGAGGTGGTGGCCCTCGGGTTGGGCGTCACGCCACGAGTCGAGCTCGCTGCGGCGGCCGGGCTGCCGCTGGGTGGGCCGGTCGTCCGGGGGGCGCTGGTGCCCGATGACCGGCAACAGGTGGCGGACGGCGTGTGGGCCGCGGGGGACTGCACCGCGGTTCTCGATCGCCTGCTCGGGGAGCCCTGGTACGTACCGTTGGGCACCCACGCCAACAAGTGTGGGCGGGTGGCCGGGACCAACATCGGCGGCGGCCTGGCCCGGTTCCCCGGATCGGTGGGCACGGCGATCACCCGCGCGGGCGAGGTCGAGATCGCCCGCACCGGGCTGATGCCACGCTGGGCCGAGGAGCGGCTGGGCCTGACCACGATGACTCGGCGGCTGGACTCCACCACCTCCTCCGGCTACATGCCGCAGGCTTCGCCGATGACGGTCTGGGTGATGGCCGACGCAGCCAGTGGGCGGCTGCTCGGTGCGCAGATCAGTGGTGGCACCGGCGCCGGCAAGCGGATCGACGTCGCTGCCACCGCGGTGACGACGGGCTCGAGCGTGGCCGACGTGGCCTACCTCGACCTGGCCTACGCCCCGCCGTTCTCGCCCACCTGGGACCCGGTGCAGATCGCCTGCCGGTCCCTGGCCGAGCGGGGTGAACGCTAG
- a CDS encoding PAS domain S-box protein, with protein sequence MDTDTRAVLDACPDAVLGVGEQGDCILANAVAEQVFGRREADLVGTPAMQLLPDLAVVIRDIIARRRTGQTTPGAAGAAVETVARRPDGTVLAVEVWISPAYSRSRHLSLYATIRTLSERHAAQAARRELLGEVTALRDTVTAVTGALRDRAVVLTDADGHVTSLNRAAEKLLGYRSEDIVGKPATALSHPDDVNAARAELRLPPGVDPLLEITRSGLPNQQRWRMLTRDGDVRPVTMLITAIGEHTDPSGFVMVLSPRRNEWEPLVAPRSSSDRLLLDLDDAETRTLRWQVGGAASRRR encoded by the coding sequence TTGGACACCGACACGCGAGCCGTGTTGGACGCCTGCCCCGACGCCGTACTCGGCGTCGGCGAGCAGGGTGACTGCATCCTGGCCAATGCCGTGGCCGAACAGGTCTTCGGCCGACGGGAGGCCGACCTGGTGGGCACCCCGGCCATGCAGCTGCTGCCCGACCTGGCCGTGGTCATCCGGGACATCATCGCCCGCCGGCGAACCGGTCAGACGACGCCCGGAGCGGCGGGCGCCGCCGTGGAGACCGTCGCGCGCCGCCCGGACGGGACGGTCCTGGCGGTGGAGGTGTGGATCTCACCGGCCTACAGTCGCAGCCGTCACCTCAGTCTGTACGCCACGATCCGCACGCTGAGCGAACGTCACGCGGCCCAGGCTGCGCGCCGGGAACTGCTGGGCGAGGTCACCGCGCTGCGCGACACCGTCACTGCCGTCACGGGTGCCCTGCGCGATCGGGCCGTGGTACTCACCGATGCCGACGGACACGTCACCTCACTCAACCGCGCAGCCGAGAAGCTGCTCGGCTATCGCAGTGAGGACATCGTCGGCAAGCCCGCCACGGCGCTGTCTCACCCGGACGACGTGAACGCCGCTCGGGCCGAGCTGCGGCTGCCACCCGGTGTCGATCCGCTGCTGGAGATCACCCGCTCCGGGCTGCCCAACCAACAGCGCTGGCGCATGCTCACCCGGGACGGCGACGTCCGTCCGGTCACGATGCTGATCACCGCGATCGGTGAGCACACCGACCCCTCGGGCTTCGTGATGGTGCTCTCGCCTCGGCGCAACGAGTGGGAGCCGCTGGTCGCGCCTCGATCCTCCAGCGACCGGTTGCTGCTCGACCTGGACGACGCCGAGACCCGGACCCTGCGCTGGCAGGTGGGCGGAGCCGCGAGCCGTCGGCGCTGA
- a CDS encoding EAL domain-containing protein, whose translation MNTTPDEPVDPLGEPRWEDEVARLLRRPESLRCVFQPVVDLHTGDCAGYEALTRVADWPARSPQPWFTAAARTGLAGQLEAASLTNAFKGRADLGAEQFLAVNVAAPHLDEDVVLEVLRSQPDLTGVVIELDWPDGVPFDYEGNAAVAALRVAGLRVACDVAEAGRAELDRLHQVRPDLVKLDAQLVKGAHEDPVRDRLIRLVVTMAQGMGAVVQAEGVESLDDARHLQAVGVRLAQGWLFGRARPSFLSPAAEVSTWLRTSWEDTISRTRAGRLARPVQPGDEWAADVDDEGRLVALIDAEGATQPASRLLRLRSSQDLRSAALRVLASDAERRALGVVVITDDDGRFLGLSEVDAVMREVLAEIR comes from the coding sequence GTGAACACGACGCCTGACGAACCCGTCGATCCGCTCGGGGAACCCCGGTGGGAGGACGAGGTCGCGCGGCTGCTACGCCGTCCGGAGTCTCTGCGGTGCGTCTTCCAGCCCGTCGTCGATCTGCACACCGGTGACTGCGCCGGGTACGAGGCTCTCACCCGGGTCGCCGACTGGCCCGCCCGCTCTCCGCAGCCGTGGTTCACCGCCGCCGCGCGCACCGGGCTGGCCGGCCAGCTCGAGGCGGCGTCGCTGACGAACGCGTTCAAGGGCCGCGCCGACCTGGGTGCGGAGCAGTTCCTCGCGGTCAACGTCGCGGCACCCCACCTGGACGAGGACGTCGTGCTGGAGGTCTTGCGCAGCCAGCCCGATCTGACCGGGGTCGTGATCGAGCTGGACTGGCCGGACGGCGTGCCCTTCGACTACGAGGGCAACGCCGCCGTGGCCGCTCTGCGCGTGGCCGGCCTGCGCGTGGCCTGTGACGTCGCCGAGGCCGGGCGCGCCGAGCTGGACCGGCTGCATCAGGTACGCCCCGACCTGGTCAAGCTCGATGCCCAGCTGGTCAAGGGCGCCCATGAGGACCCGGTCCGTGATCGCCTGATCCGGCTGGTGGTGACGATGGCGCAGGGCATGGGTGCCGTGGTGCAGGCCGAGGGTGTCGAGAGCCTGGACGACGCCCGTCATCTGCAGGCGGTCGGCGTCCGGCTGGCCCAGGGGTGGCTGTTCGGCCGGGCTCGCCCCTCGTTCCTGTCCCCGGCCGCCGAGGTCAGCACCTGGTTGCGCACCAGTTGGGAGGACACCATCTCGCGCACTCGGGCCGGCCGGCTGGCACGCCCGGTGCAGCCGGGCGACGAGTGGGCGGCCGACGTGGACGACGAGGGCCGGCTCGTGGCCCTGATCGATGCCGAGGGCGCAACCCAGCCCGCCTCCCGCTTGCTGCGGCTGCGCTCCAGCCAGGACCTTCGATCGGCGGCGCTGCGCGTGCTGGCCTCCGACGCCGAGCGCCGAGCTCTCGGCGTGGTGGTCATCACGGATGACGACGGACGCTTCCTCGGCCTGAGCGAGGTCGACGCCGTGATGCGCGAGGTCCTGGCCGAGATCCGCTGA